CCTCGCCCGTCATCGTCCTCGCGAGCGCATCCTGTCGCTCCGTCAGTCCCGCCTGGAGCCTCCGCAAGAACGCCGCCCGCTCCGGGACAGGCAGGGATGCCCATGCCTCGAAAGCCGCACGCGCCGCGCGCACCGCGCGGTCCACGTCTTCCGCCGTGCCCTCGGGAACACGCCCCATCACCTCTTCGGTGGAGGCGCTGAGCACGTCGATGTGCCCACCGCCTCGCGACGCCACCCACTCACCCTGGATGTAGAGCTTGTCGTAGACCTGCATTCGATTCTCCCAACGTCAGAAGAGGAAGCCACTCACACGCGCTCGAGGATCGCAGCGATGCCCTGCCCCACCCCGATGCACATGCTGACGAGCGCGTAGCGCCCACCGGAGACCTGGAGCTGCCGCGCCGCCGTCAGGGCCAGTCTCGCCCCCGACGCTCCCAGTGGATGCCCGACGGCGATGGCTCCACCGTTCGGGTTCACCCGACTGTCGTCATCGCCCAGCTCCAACAGCTTGAGGCAGCCGAGCACCTGCACGGCGAAGGCCTCGTTGATTTCGATGACATCCATGTCCGACAGCGCAAGCTGCGCGCGCTCCAGCGCCTTGCGCGCGGCCGGAACAGGCCCCAATCCCATGGTGCGCGGTGGAACCCCCGCGATGGCGGCCGAGACGATGCGCGCCAGCGGCTTGCACCCCACGGACTCGCCCACACAAATCGAGCCGACGAGCAGCGCCGCCGCGCCATCATTGATGCCCGAGGCGTTGCCCGCCGTGACGACACCGTCCGCGGCCAGCGGCTTGAGTGTGGATAACTTGTCGAGTGTCGTGTCCGGACGGGGATGCTCGTCGACCGTCACCGTGGTGATGACCCCCTTGCGCCCCGGCAGCTCCACGGGGACCAGCTCTCCCGTGAAGAAACCCCGAGCCCGAGCCGTCGCGAACTTCTGCTGCGAAGCCAGCGCGAACCGGTCGGAGGCCACGCGACCGATGCCCAGGTCGCGCGCGATGTGGTCCGCCGTCTCCGGCATCGTGTCACCGCCGAAGCGAGCAACCACCCGGGGATTCGGGAACCTCGCGCCCATCGTCGTGTCGAACACCTGGGCGTCGCGGCTGAACGCCGATTCGGCCTTGGGCAACACGAAGGGCGCGCGGCTCATGCTCTCCACGCCTCCGGCGACGAAGAGCTCACCCTGCCCCGTCATGACCGCGCGCGCCGCATCCAGCACCGCCGCGAGACCGCTGCCGCACAGCCGGTTCACCGTCACACCGCCCACCTCGATGGGCAGCCCCGCGAGCAGCGCGGCGTGGCGCGCCACGTTGCGGCTGTCCTCCCCCGCCTGGTTGGTGCAGCCGATGACGACGTCTTCGATGTCCCCCAGCTCGAAGGGCCCCCTCGTGAGCAGCGCGCGGATGACTCCCGAGAGCAGGTCATCGGGGCGAACAGGAGCCAGCGCCCCCGCGTGACGGCCGAACGGCGTGCGCAACCCATCGTAGATATAGGCGCTCATGCGAATCACCTCTCCGGCGTGAGGAGGGAGACACCGAGTCGGGCTCGGCGGGACAACCACGGGCTCGCGCGATAGCGCGGGTCTCCAGAGGCCGAGTGGATGGCCTCCAGCACCTTCAACACGCGTCGCGGACCGAGCGCATCACCCCAGGCCAACGGTCCGCGCGGATACCCCAGCCCGAGCGTCACCGCGGCATCGATGTCCTCCGGGCTCGCGATGCGCTGCTGCGCGATGTCGCACGCGATGTTCACCACCGTGGCGAGCACCCGCTGCGCGATGAAGCCCGTGCTGTCATGGATGCGCGCCACCGGCGTTCCGTCCGCCCCGAGCAGCGCGAGCGCCGAGTCCAGGAACGCGGGCCGCGTCACCGGCGTCGTCATCACCGTGCGCCGGCGCTCCGGACCGAACAACAGGTCCACCGCCACCGTGCGCTCGGGGTCCACTTCCAGAGCCAGTGCCGTGGTGGTGGCGTCCCGGCCCAACGGCGCGACGAGGCACAGCGACTCCGGCGCGGGATGCTCACCGTCGTCCGGGAACCAACCCGCCGCGCGCACCAGGGCCAGCAGCGCATCGCGCCATGCGGGCTCATCGGCGGCCACCCACACCGGCCGCTGTTCTCCCTTCGGAAGCGCGGGCTCCGGCACGGCTCGAGGCCGTCCCCCCTCGTGGGAGTAGAAGCCCTGCCCGCTCTTGCGCCCGAGCAGTCCCGCGACGAGCCGCTGACGCAGCAGGTATGACGGACGGAAGCGCGGCTCCTGGTAGAACTGCTCGTACACGGACTCCATCACCGGGTGCGAGACATCCAGCCCCGTGAGGTCCAGCAGCTCGAACGGCCCCATCCGGAAACCCGCGGCGTCACGCAGCACGCGGTCAATCACCTCGAACGAGGCCACGCCTTCCTGGAGGATGCGCAGCGCCTCCGTGCCGAAGCCACGCCCCGCGTGGTTCACGATGAAGCCTGGAGTGTCCGCCGCGCGCACCGGCCGGTGGCCCAGCCGCCGCGCGAGCAGCACGAGCGCCTCGCCCACCCAGGGCTCCGTGCGCGCGCCCTCGATGACCTCCACCACCTTCATCAACGGCACCGGGTTGAAGAAGTGGAAGCCACCGACGCGGCCCGGTCGCTCGCACGCCGAGGCGATGGCCGTCACCGAGAGCGACGAGGTGTTCGTGGCCAGCAGGCAGTCCGGCCCGACGATGCCCTCCAGGCGGATGAACAGTGCCTGCTTCGCACCGAGGTCCTCGACGATGGCCTCCACCACCACGTCACAGCCCGCGAGCGACGCTTCGTAGGCAACAGGTTCGAGCCGGGCTGTCGCCGCGCGCGCCTCCTCGGGCGACAGGCGGCCCTTCGTCACCAGCATCTCGAGCGTCGATGCAACCGATGCGCGGGCCTCCTCCGCGGCCTGGTGACGTGCATCGAACAGGCGGACGGTGATTCCCGCCTGCGCGGCGAGCTGAGCGATGCCTCGGCCCATGACGCCCGTTCCGACCAGTCCCAGCGTGAGCAAGGGTGATTGGACGTCGACCATGTCAGCGTCCCTCGAAGGCGGGCTTGCGCTTGTCCAGGAAGGCCCGCATGCCCTCCTTCTGGTCCCGCGTGGCGAAGAGAAGCTGGAAGGCCTTGCGCTCCAGGAGCAGCGCCTCCGCGAGGGACGCGTCCTGCCCCGCGAGGACCACCTCCTTTATCTGGCGCACGGCCAGGGGCGGCATGTACGCCACCTTCCGCGCGAGCGTGAGCGCCCGCTCCAACACCTCCGGGTCGGGGACCACCTCGGTGACCAGGCCCATGGCCTCCGCTTCCCGCGCCGTCATCGGCTCACCGGTGAGCAGCAGCCTCATCGCCTTGAACTTCCCCACCGCGCGCGTCAGCCGCTGCGTGCCTCCCGCCCCCGGCATGATGCCCACCCGAATCTCCGGCTGACCGAAGCTGGCGCTCTCACCCGCGACAATCATGTCCGCGTGCATCGCCAGCTCGCAGCCGCCTCCGAGCGCAAAGCCATTCACCGCGGCGACGACCGGCGCGGGGCACTCCGCCAGGGACTGCCAGAGCCGCTGGGTGTCTCGCAGCAACAGGTCCACCGGCGTCGCGTCCACCAGGGCCCGCAGGTCCGCGCCCGCCGCGAAGAACTCCGGCCCACCCGTCAGCACGATGCAGCGCACCGCCGCGTCCGCGCCCAGCTCCCGGAAGGCCGCCGCCAATTCCTGGCGCAGCTCCAATCCCAATGCATTGCGAACCTCGGGACGATGCAGTCGCACCAAGGCGACGCCTTCCTCGGGCCTCTCGACGAGCACGTGGGACATGGTTGGATATTCCTTGTTTCGCTATGCGAAACTGAATTTCGCAGACCTTGACCCATTTGTACTGTCTGTTTATCGTGATGGCAATCCCGCTCTTGTCAGGACTGTCATGAGACGCTTCGCAGCCCCCTCATCTCCGCCCAGTGACGCCGGTGCCCCTTTCGTGGAGTCGCTGGAGCAGGTGAGCGAAGAGGAAGTGAAGGACCGTCAATTCGTGACGGCGCTCGCGCGTGGGTTGGAGATTTTGCGGGCCTTCACCCCGCAGCGCCCCATGCTCGGCAACCAGGAGCTCGCGGCGAGCACGGGGCTGCCCAAGCCCACCATCTCGCGGTTGACGCATACGCTGACGCGGCTGGGGTACCTCACGTACTCGGAGCGGCTGGGCAAGTACCAGCTCGGCACGCGGGTGCTCGCGCTCGGCTTCGCGGCGCTCTCCAACATGGGCGTGCGCGACGTGGCCCGGCCACTGATGCAGGACCTGGCGGACTACGCGAACGTCCCGGTGTCGCTGGGCAGTCGGGACCGGCTCAACGTGGTGTACGTGGAGCACTGCCGCTCCACCGCGGCGGTGACGCTGCGGCTGGACATCGGCTCTCGGCTCCCCCTGGCCACCACGGCGATGGGCCGGGCGCTGCTCGCCGCGCTCCCCGAGGGCGAGCGTCGCTACCTCATGGGCCACATCGCCAAGCGCGAGCCGGAGAAGTGGCCGCGCCTCCAGGCGAGCATCGAGCAAGCGCTGGAGGAGTACCGCACGCACGGCTTCACGCTCTCCGTCGGGGACTGGGACCGGGACGTCAACGCGGTGGGCGTGCCGTTCGTCGCGCCGGATGGCAGCGGGCTTCTGGCCTTCAACTGCGGCGGGCCGTCGTTCCTGCTGCCGCGTCAACGACTGCTGTTGGACATCGGTCCCCGACTGGTGAACCTGGTGCGCAACGTCGAGGCGGCGCTGCAGCGCCGCTGACAAGGACCGCCATGCGCACCGCCCGCGAGGACGAGACCCTGGAGCAGCTGCTCTCCATGCTGGAGCGCTTCGTGAAGGAGCGCCTGATTCCCAACGAGCACCGCGTGGCGGACGAGGACGCCATCCCCCGGGACATCATCGAGGAGATGCGAGCCCTGGGCCTGTTCGGCCTGTCCACGCCGGTGGAGTTCGGCGGCGTCGGGTTGAACATGAGCCAGGAGGTGCAGGTGGCCTTCGTGCTCGGACAGACGTCGCCCGCCTTCCGCTCGCTCATCGGCACCAACAACGGCATCGGCTCGCAGGGCATCATCCTGGACGGCACCGAGGAACAGCGGAGCAAGTACCTCCCCCGGCTCGCTTCCGGCGAGATTGTCGGCGCGTTCGCCCTGACGGAGCCCAACGCGGGCTCGGATGCATCCTCATTGAGGACCACGGCCCGGCGTGAGGGCGACGTGTACGTGCTCAACGGCACCAAGCGCTTCATCACCAACGCGCCCGAGGCGGGGCTGTTCACGGTGATGGCGCGCACCAACCCGGACGAGAAGGGGGCCGCGGGCATCTCCGCGTTCCTGGTCGAGGCGGGCACCCCAGGGCTCGTCATCGGTCCGTCGGACCGGAAGATGGGCCAGAAGGGGACGCACACCGCGGACGTGCTCTTCGAGGACTGTCGTGTCCCCGTGACGCAGTTGTTGGGCGGCGTGGAGGGGCAGGGCTTCAAGACGGCGATGAAGGTGCTGGACCGGGGCCGGCTCCACATCGCGGCGGTGTGCGTGGGAGTGGCCGAGAGGCTCATCCGCGAGAGCCTGCGCTACGCCATGGAGCGCGAGCAGTTCGGCAAGCCCATCGCGGAGTTCCAGCTCATCCAGGCCATGCTGGCGGACAGTCGCATGGAGGCCTACGCGGCGCGCTGCATGGTGCTGGACGCGGCCCGGCGTCGGGACGAGGGCCAGAACATCAGCACCGAGGCGTCCTGCTGCAAACTGTTCGCGAGCGAGATGGTGGGGCGCGTCGCGGACCGCGCGGTGCAGATTTTCGGAGGGGCGGGGTACATCGCGGACTACGGCATCGAGCGCTTCTACCGCGACGTGCGCCTGTTCCGCCTGTATGAGGGCACCAGCCAGATTCAGCAGCTGGTCATCGCGCGAAATATGATGCGCGAGGCGAGCTGAGCCGTCCGTCGAGTGGCCTGGCCCCTGGGAGTTTGCATGTCCGTGGCCATCGCAGTCCTCGTCGGCATCGTCGTCCTCGTGCTCGCCCTGCGGCAGTGGCTGCTCGTCCGCGAGTGCACGCCCTGCCCGAGCGAGGCCTTCGACGGGCACATCCACCGGGTGGGCAAGGCGGTCATCGCGGAGCGGCGCTGTGAGAACCCGCGCGCCACCGTGCTGTGCATGCACGGCTTCGTGGCGGACATGCGCTACTTCACGCGCCACTACGAGGACCCGGGGCTGCAGCTCATCCTGGTGACGAGCTGCGACTACCACCTGCCCATCACGGGCCCTCGCGAAGTGTCCGCGTCCTGGGCCAAGGTGCCGAGCGCGCCGGAGGGTACGATTGCCCACGATGCCGCCGTGCTGGTGCAGGCACTGGAGCATCTGCCGAGGACGGACCACGTGCGCGTCCATGGGCACTCGCGTGGAGGCGCGGTGGTGCTGGAGGCGGCGAAGCTGCGGCCGGACCTGTTCGAGAAGGTGGAGGTGGTGCTGGAGGCGCCCGTGCTTCCGCGCGCCCGCGCGTACACGAGCTTGACGCGGGCGCAGCTCTGGCTGCTGCCGTTCTTCATCCCGCTGTGGCGCATGGCACCCATCGCGCGCCACAACCGGGGGGCGTGGGGGCCGCTGGAGGATGCGCGTAAGCGCGAGCTCATCATGGCGTTCCCGTTCAATCCGAAGCGGGTGTCGACCATGCTGACCAACCTGGTGGACCTGGCCCACTGGTTCCAGGAGCGCGATGAGTCGCTGTTCCGCAACGTGCGGCGCGGCACCGTGCTCGTCCCAGGGAAGGACCGGGTGCTGGACTCCAGGTCGATGTTGGAGAGCGCGCAGAAGGGCCGCCCGGAGCTCGACGTGGTGACGCTCGACGGGTGCAGCCACTTCGTGTTGTGGGATCGGCCTGATGCGCTGCCCGCGCTGGAGCGGCTGCCGGAGCGCCCATCCGCGACGGCGTAAGACTTCGGGAGTGCACGCCCCGGGAGTCGAACCCGGCCAAGTCGGTATGTCGAACCGATGCCGTCGCCCGCTGGCTCGGCGTGCATGAAACAGATGAAACAGTGGCCCTGGCAGGAATCGAACCTGCGGCCTCTCGGTTCGCACCCGAGCGCTCTGAATCCGCTGAGCTACAGGACCTGAAGGTGTCGCGAAGAGTGCCCCGTACGGGAGTCGAACCCGTCTTCCCGCATAGAGAGTGCGGTGTCCTGCGCCAATAGACGAACGGGGCGGGAGCCCGGCCTCTGAAACCACCCGGCCACGTCATCGAGACGTAGCCAGGAAGCTCAACGGCCGGGTGGAGTGCTGCGGAAGGAAGCGATTCCCTCCAGCAGCTCGTCCTCGGAGTCGGTGTCCTGCTCGGTGTTCGCGAACAGCACGGCGATGCCGCGGACAGTGTCGTTCTTGCGCTTGAGATTCATCGGGCTCATCGGATTCACCATCGGCAGACTCACCGCTCCTTTCGCCAATGACAGACGCCGTCACCATTTCCGCCTGACAAAGGCTCGTGTCACAGGTGCGAGCACGCGATGCGCGGCGGCCTGCGAGCTCTCTGGCGCCATCCCCTTCGCCCGGCTCCAAAGCCCGCGCGGAATGTGCCGCCCGGCACTATCCTCCCTCCAGGAGGAGACCGAGAGATGCTCGAGGGTGGATACACGGAGCTGGCACCGCCGGACTTCATGGCCGACCGGGTGGACGCCCTCTGGCGCTACGTCACTCCGTCCATCGCCACTCCGGGCCTCCACCGCATCCTCCCTGATGGCTGCACGGACCTCATCGTGCGCTTCCCGGACGCGCACGCCCTGGGCCGTGGCGACGAGCCCCGCGTGACGGTGGTCGGCCCCATGGAGTCCTTCGCGCTGGTGAAGGAGACACCCGGCTCGGTGAGCCTCGGAATCCGGCTCAAGCCCGGCTGGGCGCTCGCGCTGCTCGGCGTGAGCCCTCGCGAGTTGTGCAACCTCAACGTCTCCGTGAAGGACTGCGCGCCGGCCCTCGTCGCCCTCCAGCAACGCCTGTCCGCCTGCCGCTCCCTCGAGCACGCCCAGGCCCTGCTCCAACAGGAACTCCTGCGCCGCAATGCCTCGCCGCGGCACCTGCCGAAGGCCCGGACCGCCCATGCGCTCCAGTGTCTCCAGGCCTCGGCGGGACAGGTGCGCATGTCCGCGCTGGCGCGCGAGCTGGGCATCAGCGAAAGAACCCTGCACCGCGACATCCTGGAGGAAGCAGGCACGGCGCCCAAGCTGCTCGCCCGCGTGCTGCGCTTCCAACGTGCGCTGGGGCAGCTTCGCGCGGGACATGCATCACTGAGCACCGTGGCGCTCGACTGCGGCTACTCGGACCAGGCCCACTTCACCCGGGAGGTGCGAGAGCTGGCGGGAGTGTCTCCCACCGGCCTGCTGGAATGAGCCGCGTCCGATTTCTTCAAGACACCCCCGCGGGGCCATGAGAGACCGCCTCCATCGGCGTCCTCACTCCCACCTCGGAGCCCCCCCATGAAGCTCGGTTATGTCATCCTCTACGTCCCGGACGTCCCCGCCACCCTCGATTTCTACGAGAAGGCCTTCGGCCTGAAGCGGCGCTTCCTCCACGAGAGCAACTCGTATGGCGAGATGGAGACGGGCACCACCGCCCTGGCCTTCGCGTCGGAGGAGATGGCCAGCCTCAACGGGCTCACCGTGCGCTTCCACCGGCCGAAGGAGACTCCCGCCGCAGTGGAGGTGGCGCTCGTCACGCCCGATGTCGCGGGCGCCTACGAGCAGTCGGTGAAGGCAGGCGCAAGCCCCGTCCAGCCGC
The Myxococcus guangdongensis genome window above contains:
- a CDS encoding enoyl-CoA hydratase; this translates as MSHVLVERPEEGVALVRLHRPEVRNALGLELRQELAAAFRELGADAAVRCIVLTGGPEFFAAGADLRALVDATPVDLLLRDTQRLWQSLAECPAPVVAAVNGFALGGGCELAMHADMIVAGESASFGQPEIRVGIMPGAGGTQRLTRAVGKFKAMRLLLTGEPMTAREAEAMGLVTEVVPDPEVLERALTLARKVAYMPPLAVRQIKEVVLAGQDASLAEALLLERKAFQLLFATRDQKEGMRAFLDKRKPAFEGR
- a CDS encoding acyl-CoA dehydrogenase family protein; protein product: MRTAREDETLEQLLSMLERFVKERLIPNEHRVADEDAIPRDIIEEMRALGLFGLSTPVEFGGVGLNMSQEVQVAFVLGQTSPAFRSLIGTNNGIGSQGIILDGTEEQRSKYLPRLASGEIVGAFALTEPNAGSDASSLRTTARREGDVYVLNGTKRFITNAPEAGLFTVMARTNPDEKGAAGISAFLVEAGTPGLVIGPSDRKMGQKGTHTADVLFEDCRVPVTQLLGGVEGQGFKTAMKVLDRGRLHIAAVCVGVAERLIRESLRYAMEREQFGKPIAEFQLIQAMLADSRMEAYAARCMVLDAARRRDEGQNISTEASCCKLFASEMVGRVADRAVQIFGGAGYIADYGIERFYRDVRLFRLYEGTSQIQQLVIARNMMREAS
- a CDS encoding alpha/beta hydrolase, which codes for MSVAIAVLVGIVVLVLALRQWLLVRECTPCPSEAFDGHIHRVGKAVIAERRCENPRATVLCMHGFVADMRYFTRHYEDPGLQLILVTSCDYHLPITGPREVSASWAKVPSAPEGTIAHDAAVLVQALEHLPRTDHVRVHGHSRGGAVVLEAAKLRPDLFEKVEVVLEAPVLPRARAYTSLTRAQLWLLPFFIPLWRMAPIARHNRGAWGPLEDARKRELIMAFPFNPKRVSTMLTNLVDLAHWFQERDESLFRNVRRGTVLVPGKDRVLDSRSMLESAQKGRPELDVVTLDGCSHFVLWDRPDALPALERLPERPSATA
- a CDS encoding 3-oxoadipyl-CoA thiolase, which gives rise to MSAYIYDGLRTPFGRHAGALAPVRPDDLLSGVIRALLTRGPFELGDIEDVVIGCTNQAGEDSRNVARHAALLAGLPIEVGGVTVNRLCGSGLAAVLDAARAVMTGQGELFVAGGVESMSRAPFVLPKAESAFSRDAQVFDTTMGARFPNPRVVARFGGDTMPETADHIARDLGIGRVASDRFALASQQKFATARARGFFTGELVPVELPGRKGVITTVTVDEHPRPDTTLDKLSTLKPLAADGVVTAGNASGINDGAAALLVGSICVGESVGCKPLARIVSAAIAGVPPRTMGLGPVPAARKALERAQLALSDMDVIEINEAFAVQVLGCLKLLELGDDDSRVNPNGGAIAVGHPLGASGARLALTAARQLQVSGGRYALVSMCIGVGQGIAAILERV
- a CDS encoding VOC family protein; translated protein: MKLGYVILYVPDVPATLDFYEKAFGLKRRFLHESNSYGEMETGTTALAFASEEMASLNGLTVRFHRPKETPAAVEVALVTPDVAGAYEQSVKAGASPVQPPKQKPWGQSVAYVQDLNGVLVEICSPISA
- a CDS encoding IclR family transcriptional regulator — protein: MSEEEVKDRQFVTALARGLEILRAFTPQRPMLGNQELAASTGLPKPTISRLTHTLTRLGYLTYSERLGKYQLGTRVLALGFAALSNMGVRDVARPLMQDLADYANVPVSLGSRDRLNVVYVEHCRSTAAVTLRLDIGSRLPLATTAMGRALLAALPEGERRYLMGHIAKREPEKWPRLQASIEQALEEYRTHGFTLSVGDWDRDVNAVGVPFVAPDGSGLLAFNCGGPSFLLPRQRLLLDIGPRLVNLVRNVEAALQRR
- a CDS encoding helix-turn-helix domain-containing protein; this translates as MLEGGYTELAPPDFMADRVDALWRYVTPSIATPGLHRILPDGCTDLIVRFPDAHALGRGDEPRVTVVGPMESFALVKETPGSVSLGIRLKPGWALALLGVSPRELCNLNVSVKDCAPALVALQQRLSACRSLEHAQALLQQELLRRNASPRHLPKARTAHALQCLQASAGQVRMSALARELGISERTLHRDILEEAGTAPKLLARVLRFQRALGQLRAGHASLSTVALDCGYSDQAHFTREVRELAGVSPTGLLE
- a CDS encoding 3-hydroxyacyl-CoA dehydrogenase, producing the protein MVDVQSPLLTLGLVGTGVMGRGIAQLAAQAGITVRLFDARHQAAEEARASVASTLEMLVTKGRLSPEEARAATARLEPVAYEASLAGCDVVVEAIVEDLGAKQALFIRLEGIVGPDCLLATNTSSLSVTAIASACERPGRVGGFHFFNPVPLMKVVEVIEGARTEPWVGEALVLLARRLGHRPVRAADTPGFIVNHAGRGFGTEALRILQEGVASFEVIDRVLRDAAGFRMGPFELLDLTGLDVSHPVMESVYEQFYQEPRFRPSYLLRQRLVAGLLGRKSGQGFYSHEGGRPRAVPEPALPKGEQRPVWVAADEPAWRDALLALVRAAGWFPDDGEHPAPESLCLVAPLGRDATTTALALEVDPERTVAVDLLFGPERRRTVMTTPVTRPAFLDSALALLGADGTPVARIHDSTGFIAQRVLATVVNIACDIAQQRIASPEDIDAAVTLGLGYPRGPLAWGDALGPRRVLKVLEAIHSASGDPRYRASPWLSRRARLGVSLLTPER